Proteins encoded in a region of the Sugiyamaella lignohabitans strain CBS 10342 chromosome B, complete sequence genome:
- the YDJ1 gene encoding type I HSP40 co-chaperone YDJ1 (Type I HSP40 co-chaperone; involved in regulation of HSP90 and HSP70 functions; critical for determining cell size at Start as a function of growth rate; involved in protein translocation across membranes; member of the DnaJ family; GO_component: GO:0072380 - TRC complex [Evidence IDA] [PMID 20850366]; GO_component: GO:0005737 - cytoplasm [Evidence IEA,IEA]; GO_component: GO:0005829 - cytosol [Evidence IDA] [PMID 1869583]; GO_component: GO:0005829 - cytosol [Evidence IDA] [PMID 8144572]; GO_component: GO:0048471 - perinuclear region of cytoplasm [Evidence IEA]; GO_component: GO:0048471 - perinuclear region of cytoplasm [Evidence IDA] [PMID 1869583]; GO_function: GO:0005524 - ATP binding [Evidence IEA]; GO_function: GO:0001671 - ATPase activator activity [Evidence IDA] [PMID 1400408]; GO_function: GO:0001671 - ATPase activator activity [Evidence IDA] [PMID 15342786]; GO_function: GO:0031072 - heat shock protein binding [Evidence IEA]; GO_function: GO:0046872 - metal ion binding [Evidence IEA]; GO_function: GO:0051082 - unfolded protein binding [Evidence IEA]; GO_function: GO:0051082 - unfolded protein binding [Evidence IDA] [PMID 9774392]; GO_process: GO:0006458 - 'de novo' protein folding [Evidence IMP] [PMID 10567418]; GO_process: GO:0030433 - ER-associated ubiquitin-dependent protein catabolic process [Evidence IMP] [PMID 15252059]; GO_process: GO:0030433 - ER-associated ubiquitin-dependent protein catabolic process [Evidence IGI,IMP] [PMID 15342786]; GO_process: GO:0006457 - protein folding [Evidence IEA]; GO_process: GO:0042026 - protein refolding [Evidence IDA] [PMID 9674429]; GO_process: GO:0045047 - protein targeting to ER [Evidence IMP] [PMID 1473150]; GO_process: GO:0006626 - protein targeting to mitochondrion [Evidence IMP] [PMID 1729605]; GO_process: GO:0015031 - protein transport [Evidence IEA]; GO_process: GO:0009408 - response to heat [Evidence IEA]; GO_process: GO:0006950 - response to stress [Evidence IEA]; GO_process: GO:0006810 - transport [Evidence IEA]) — MVKETKLYDLLGVSTTADENDLKKGYKKAALKYHPDKPTGDTEKFKEISEAFDILSNPDKRKLYDAYGLEAARRGGVMPEPPSGEDGAANGYGAGGFPGFGGAGGPGGAGGPFMFSSRSGGGQPSFTFSTNGGGGGYTPFSSNDAFNIFQNFSSSGGFEGEDDIFSMLGGGGGGRGRNPFGGMNSARSTVSPDRKHEPLSIDLAVSLEDLAKGVSKKMKVKRRNVGKMEEKILTVDIKPGWKAGTKVTFPKSGEVFADGSSQDVIFVIKEKPSSTFTRIDNDLEITLELSLKEALTGFSKIVETIDGKRIKVENKRPISPGHVIRYPGRGMPISKAPGGHGDLLIKIKVSFPSELNEAQRKAIEENF, encoded by the coding sequence ATGgtcaaagaaacaaaactaTATGATCTTTTAGGAGTATCCACGACTGCGGATGAAAACGATTTGAAGAAGGGCTACAAGAAGGCTGCTCTTAAGTATCACCCAGACAAACCAACAGGTGATACTGAAAAGTTCAAGGAAATTTCAGAAGCATTCGATATTCTCTCGAACCCAGATAAACGAAAACTCTACGATGCATATGGCTTAGAAGCCGCCAGACGTGGTGGTGTAATGCCAGAGCCACCGTCTGGAGAAGAtggtgctgccaatggCTATGGTGCTGGCGGCTTCCCAGGATTTGGAGGCGCTGGCGGCCCAGGTGGAGCTGGGGGCCCATTTATGTTTAGTTCAAGATCAGGAGGTGGTCAACCTTCATTCACATTCTCTACCAATGGCGGTGGTGGCGGCTACACACCGTTTAGCTCCAATGATGCATTTAATATATTCCAAAATTTCTCCAGCTCTGGTGGatttgaaggagaagacGATATATTTAGTATGCTAGGcggtggcggtggtggaAGAGGACGAAATCCATTTGGTGGAATGAACTCAGCTAGGTCCACTGTGTCTCCAGATAGAAAGCATGAACCATTGAGCATAGACCTTGCAGTGAGCTTAGAAGACCTAGCCAAGGGTGTAtccaagaaaatgaaagtCAAGCGAAGAAATGTTGGCAAAATGGAAGAAAAGATTCTCACTGTGGATATCAAACCTGGCTGGAAAGCAGGAACAAAAGTTACCTTCCCCAAATCGGGCGAGGTTTTTGCAGATGGATCTTCCCAAGATgtgatttttgttattaAAGAAAAGCCTAGTTCAACATTCACTAGAATCGACAATGACTTAGAAATCACGCTAGAACTCAGCTTGAAAGAGGCTCTAACAGGATTTTCCAAGATTGTGGAAACAATTGATGGTAAAAGAATTAAAGTCGAAAACAAAAGACCGATTTCACCGGGTCATGTTATTAGATATCCAGGCAGGGGTATGCCCATATCAAAGGCTCCGGGTGGCCATGGTGATCTACTGATTAAGATCAAAGTGTCATTCCCTTCAGAGCTTAATGAAGCACAACGTAAAGCCATTGAAGAAAACTTCTAG
- the ENA5 gene encoding putative Na(+)-exporting P-type ATPase ENA5 (Protein with similarity to P-type ATPase sodium pumps; member of the Na+ efflux ATPase family; GO_component: GO:0016021 - integral component of membrane [Evidence IEA,IEA]; GO_component: GO:0016021 - integral component of membrane [Evidence ISM] [PMID 12192589]; GO_component: GO:0016020 - membrane [Evidence IEA]; GO_component: GO:0005886 - plasma membrane [Evidence IEA,IEA]; GO_component: GO:0005886 - plasma membrane [Evidence IDA] [PMID 16622836]; GO_component: GO:0005886 - plasma membrane [Evidence ISS] [PMID 7664728]; GO_function: GO:0005524 - ATP binding [Evidence IEA]; GO_function: GO:0015662 - ATPase activity, coupled to transmembrane movement of ions, phosphorylative mechanism [Evidence ISS] [PMID 7664728]; GO_function: GO:0019829 - cation-transporting ATPase activity [Evidence IEA]; GO_function: GO:0016787 - hydrolase activity [Evidence IEA]; GO_function: GO:0046872 - metal ion binding [Evidence IEA]; GO_function: GO:0000166 - nucleotide binding [Evidence IEA,IEA]; GO_function: GO:0008554 - sodium-exporting ATPase activity, phosphorylative mechanism [Evidence IEA]; GO_process: GO:0006812 - cation transport [Evidence IEA]; GO_process: GO:0006811 - ion transport [Evidence IEA]; GO_process: GO:0008152 - metabolic process [Evidence IEA]; GO_process: GO:0035725 - sodium ion transmembrane transport [Evidence IEA]; GO_process: GO:0006814 - sodium ion transport [Evidence IEA]; GO_process: GO:0006814 - sodium ion transport [Evidence ISS] [PMID 7664728]; GO_process: GO:0055085 - transmembrane transport [Evidence ISS] [PMID 7664728]; GO_process: GO:0006810 - transport [Evidence IEA]), whose protein sequence is MIPLDKKISSTWASSRTTSSSLTANSSKRRSSTLGSDCQSPFTPWTLTVEEVSRVLTTDTNSGISESEALSRSSKYGPNSIDEGKGVAFWEIFLRQACNAMVLVLLISMAISFAIKDYIAGGVIAAVFFINVIVGFIQEFKAEKTMQSLKSLSSPTAHAIREGLDDTVPSMALVPGDIIIVKVGDTIPADSRIISSMNLETDEALLTGESLPVTKSSNLICSKNSPVGDRQNMLFSSSVVTKGRGTAIVTSTGMDTEIGMIAKSLRNENSKIRKVKRDDTGKAKRREYVKAFLGSIKDIIEAFLGTNHGTPLHRLLAKLSIFLFGIAVVLAIIAMAAQKFIVTREVAVYAIVLAIAMIPASLVVVLTITMAMGTKTMAQRNVIVRKLDSLESLGAVNDICSDKTGTLTQGKMILKKVWVPGLGYYDVVNGVPSNPDSGIVSFSQSEESSDKMDPPESDLFSEWITTASLVNIANVRKETSLGSTVWKSNGDPTEIAVQVFTTKLGYNRNVLVDSDNPRYTFINEYPFDSSIKRMSSVYNDNETDSVHVFTKGAVERILGICTQWYGDNGEQSTFSKEQHEKVLAQVDRFARQGLRVLAFARRQPPGSIVKERSWKQVERIEVEQDMIFLGLAGIYDPPREETAEAVRRCHTAGINVHMLTGDHPTTATAIAKEVGILPSNLDEYSPTIVKSMVFTAPEFDALSDNEIDQLPLLPLVIARCAPQTKVRMIEALHRRKAFAAMSGDGVNDSPSLKKADVGIAMGLVGSDVAKDASDIILSDDNFASILAAVEEGRRMAENIQKFTLHLLAGNISQALFLVVGLAFKDNDRFSVFPLSPVEVLWIIMITSSFPAMGLGIQKAEVGIMNKKPKNPKAAIFTWEVIVDMLVYGLLLAVICMVSFIGIVYGVGNGELGHGCNERYEDVCQYVFRGRSTAFIQMTWCLLILAWEVIDSRKSLLLMNPDIFRDVNKNPGFLRSVMLMFQELFAILWENQMLFWSVVIGFFSVIPIIYIPVINKKVFQHSPIGWEWGVGLAGLIVFIAGSELYKWCKRIYYRNENSQKEDVESHHLPFMRYNTLQLE, encoded by the coding sequence ATGATTCCACTAGACAAAAAGATTTCAAGTACTTGGGCATCTTCAAGAAcgacatcttcatcgttAACTGCTAACAGCTCCAAACGTAGATCTTCCACTCTAGGGTCCGATTGCCAATCCCCTTTTACTCCTTGGACATTAACTGTAGAAGAAGTGTCTAGGGTACTCACAACTGATACAAATAGCGGGATCAGTGAGTCAGAAGCTCTTTCAAGAAGCTCTAAATATGGTCCGAATTCTATTGACGAAGGCAAAGGTGTCGCGTTTTGGGAGATTTTTCTCCGACAGGCTTGTAACGCCATGGTCCTTGTCCTTCTCATCTCCATGGCCATTTCATTTGCAATCAAGGACTATATAGCAGGTGGTGTTATTGCTGCAGTCTTTTTCATCAACGTAATTGTCGGTTTTATTCAAGAGTTCAAGGCAGAAAAAACGATGCAATCGCTCAAGTCCCTTTCTTCCCCTACTGCACACGCCATACGAGAAGGATTGGATGACACTGTTCCCTCTATGGCTCTTGTTCCCGGAGATATAATCATTGTCAAAGTTGGTGACACTATTCCTGCTGACAGTAGAATTATCAGTTCTATGAATCTAGAAACGGACGAGGCCCTGTTGACTGGCGAGTCTCTCCCAGTCACAAAATCAAGTAACTTGATATGTTCGAAGAATTCACCTGTAGGCGATAGACAAAATATGCTATTTTCGTCTTCGGTTGTTACAAAAGGCCGTGGCACTGCAATTGTTACATCTACAGGCATGGATACAGAAATCGGAATGATTGCGAAATCTCTTCGCAATGAAAACAGCAAAATACGCAAGGTCAAGAGAGACGACACGGGCAAGGCTAAACGTCGAGAGTATGTCAAAGCTTTCCTAGGTTCGATTAAAGACATTATTGAAGCATTTTTGGGCACAAATCATGGAACTCCACTTCACAGGCTACTCGCGAAACtttctatatttttgttcgGAATAGCTGTTGTCTTAGCAATAATTGCAATGGCTGCTCAAAAGTTTATTGTCACTCGCGAAGTAGCTGTTTATGCTATTGTACTGGCAATTGCGATGATTCCGGCATCCTTGGTCGTTGTTCTTACAATTACCATGGCTATGGGTACGAAGACAATGGCCCAGAGAAATGTGATTGTGCGTAAATTAGACTCATTGGAGTCCCTCGGAGCAGTAAATGACATTTGCTCTGATAAGACAGGTACATTGACTCAGGGCaagatgatattgaaaaaggTATGGGTTCCAGGACTTGGCTACTACGATGTTGTTAATGGCGTCCCATCTAATCCTGATAGTGGTATTGTTTCATTCAGCCAATCTGAAGAAAGTTCTGATAAAATGGATCCTCCTGAATCTGATTTATTCTCTGAATGGATAACAACTGCTTCGCTTGTAAATATTGCAAACGTTCGGAAGGAGACATCGCTCGGATCTACCGTATGGAAATCAAATGGCGATCCTACTGAAATTGCAGTACAAGTGTTTACTACAAAACTGGGATACAACAGAAATGTGCTAGTCGACAGTGATAATCCAAGGTACACTTTTATTAATGAGTATCCGTTCGATTCTTCCATAAAACGTATGTCTTCCGTTTACAACGATAATGAGACCGATTCAGTCCATGTGTTTACAAAAGGCGCTGTCGAGCGAATTTTGGGAATCTGTACGCAATGGTATGGCGACAACGGAGAGCAAAGTACCTTTTCTAAGGAACAACATGAAAAAGTATTAGCACAAGTTGATAGATTTGCTCGACAAGGGTTAAGAGTATTAGCATTTGCAAGGCGTCAACCTCCTGGAAGTATAGTGAAGGAACGTTCCTGGAAACAAGTTGAGCGGATAGAGGTCGAACAAGACATGATATTTTTAGGATTAGCAGGAATCTATGATCCGCCTCGTGAGGAAACTGCGGAGGCTGTTCGCCGGTGTCACACCGCCGGTATCAACGTTCATATGCTAACTGGAGATcatccaacaacagctaCTGCAATAGCCAAGGAAGTAGGTATTCTGCCTTCCAACCTGGATGAGTACTCGCCTACTATCGTTAAATCCATGGTATTTACAGCCCCAGAGTTTGATGCACTTTCTGATAATGAAATTGATCAACTACCTCTCCTGCCTTTAGTGATAGCAAGGTGTGCACCACAGACGAAGGTTCGAATGATTGAGGCCCTTCATCGCAGAAAAGCATTTGCAGCTATGTCTGGAGACGGTGTTAATGACTCTCCAAGTCTGAAAAAGGCTGATGTCGGTATTGCAATGGGACTCGTAGGGAGCGATGTGGCGAAAGATGCATCTGATATTATACTTAGCGACGATAATTTTGCATCGATTCTAGCTGCCGTGGAAGAAGGGAGACGCATGGCCGAGAACATTCAAAAGTTTACTCTCCATCTATTAGCAGGAAATATTTCTCAGGCACTATTCCTAGTTGTTGGACTTGCATTTAAAGACAATGACAGGTTTTCAGTCTTCCCTTTGTCACCGGTAGAGGTTTTGTGGATCATTATGATTACTTCTTCATTTCCTGCGATGGGACTAGGCATTCAAAAAGCCGAAGTGGGAATTATGAACAAGAAACCCAAAAATCCAAAGGCGGCCATATTTACTTGGGAGGTTATAGTGGATATGCTTGTGTATGGCCTGCTCTTGGCTGTGATTTGCATGGTCAGCTTTATTGGTATTGTATATGGAGTCGGTAACGGAGAGCTGGGCCACGGCTGCAATGAGAGATATGAAGATGTCTGTCAATATGTATTCCGAGGAAGGTCAACAGCTTTTATCCAAATGACCTGGTGTCTATTGATACTTGCATGGGAAGTGATTGATTCGCGGAAATCCCTCCTGCTTATGAATCCTGATATTTTCCGTGATGTAAATAAAAACCCTGGCTTCTTAAGATCTGTCATGCTTATGTTCCAAGAGCTATTCGCTATCCTATGGGAAAATCAGATGCTATTCTGGTCTGTTGTGATTGGATTCTTCTCTGTGATACcaattatttatatccCCGTTATCAACAAAAAGGTGTTCCAACACAGCCCAATTGGATGGGAATGGGGAGTAGGACTTGCTGGTCTCATTGTGTTCATCGCTGGTTCTGAGCTTTACAAATGGTGTAAAAGGATTTACTATAGGAATGAAAACAGCCAGAAAGAAGATGTTGAAAGCCATCATCTACCATTCATGCGGTATAACACATTACAGTTAGAGTAG
- the GIT1 gene encoding Git1p (Plasma membrane permease; mediates uptake of glycerophosphoinositol and glycerophosphocholine as sources of the nutrients inositol and phosphate; expression and transport rate are regulated by phosphate and inositol availability; GO_component: GO:0016021 - integral component of membrane [Evidence IEA,IEA]; GO_component: GO:0016021 - integral component of membrane [Evidence ISM] [PMID 12192589]; GO_component: GO:0016020 - membrane [Evidence IEA,IEA,IEA]; GO_component: GO:0005886 - plasma membrane [Evidence IDA] [PMID 16924500]; GO_component: GO:0005886 - plasma membrane [Evidence IMP] [PMID 9691030]; GO_function: GO:0015169 - glycerol-3-phosphate transmembrane transporter activity [Evidence IGI,IMP] [PMID 20133652]; GO_function: GO:0001406 - glycerophosphodiester transmembrane transporter activity [Evidence IDA] [PMID 16924500]; GO_function: GO:0001406 - glycerophosphodiester transmembrane transporter activity [Evidence IMP] [PMID 9691030]; GO_function: GO:0022857 - transmembrane transporter activity [Evidence IEA]; GO_function: GO:0005215 - transporter activity [Evidence IEA]; GO_process: GO:0015794 - glycerol-3-phosphate transport [Evidence IGI,IMP] [PMID 20133652]; GO_process: GO:0001407 - glycerophosphodiester transport [Evidence IDA] [PMID 16924500]; GO_process: GO:0001407 - glycerophosphodiester transport [Evidence IMP] [PMID 9691030]; GO_process: GO:0055085 - transmembrane transport [Evidence IEA]; GO_process: GO:0055085 - transmembrane transport [Evidence IMP] [PMID 9691030]; GO_process: GO:0006810 - transport [Evidence IEA,IEA]), whose translation MSFVNNWLDKISAEICLPGSPKAQEETYDEYSRDFDDPTEKPRLGKYWTIVTAGAGLFSDGYVNNSIGTAGTCLSILYPKEYKNSPAQGNVASIAFVGTVVGQLSFGWIVDHYSRKFGMLLGTVILMLFTVLAAGSWGAHGSIYGMLAALTAYRFFLGIGIGSEYPAGSVACAEATMHLSKGRRNRWFVWFTNFMIDFGFVVSAFVPLVLLWIFGTHHLNAVWRLTIGLGVFPPISLFFLRLRYKEDKRFTKNNFKKTGVPYWLILKFYWRRLFVVSLIWFIYDFSSYSFGIFSSTILNGLIPDGNLYKTFGWNVVFNLFYIPGAFLGAIAADYIGPRLTLAFGVGLQGIIGFIMAARYASLSEHIASFTVVFGIFTALGEFGPGDNIGLICSKTSSTAIRGQYYGLAAAIGKIGAFVGTKVFPIILNHNASAPFYISSSLCIFSAFLALFCLPALTQDSIQEEDIRFREYLSASGFDMSRLGETLESDMSPEMDPVDPIDYEKKSAVQTSAM comes from the coding sequence ATGTCTTTTGTAAACAACTGGCTTGATAAAATCTCAGCCGAGATCTGCTTACCTGGATCTCCAAAGGCACAAGAGGAGACTTATGATGAATACTCGCGTGATTTTGATGACCCAACTGAGAAACCTCGTCTTGGAAAGTATTGGACCATTGTCACCGCCGGTGCTGGCTTGTTTTCCGATGGTTACGTCAATAACTCGATTGGTACTGCTGGTACTTGTTTGAGTATTCTCTATCCCAAGGAATACAAGAACTCCCCTGCCCAGGGTAATGTTGCCTCTATTGCATTCGTCGGTACTGTTGTTGGTCAATTGTCGTTTGGTTGGATTGTTGACCATTATTCCCGTAAGTTTGGTATGCTGCTCGGTACTGTCATTTTGATGCTCTTTACCGTGCTTGCTGCAGGATCTTGGGGAGCTCATGGTTCTATCTACGGTATGCTTGCTGCCCTGACTGCCTACAGATTTTTCTTGGGTATCGGTATTGGTTCTGAATATCCTGCTGGATCTGTGGCATGTGCCGAGGCTACCATGCACCTCAGCAAAGGTAGACGTAACAGATGGTTTGTGTGGTTTACCAACTTCATGATTGactttggttttgttgtATCTGCATTTGTTCCTTTGGTCTTGCTATGGATCTTTGGTACCCACCATCTTAACGCTGTCTGGCGTTTGACCATTGGTTTGGGTGTCTTCCCACCAATTtccctcttcttcttgcgTCTCAGATACAAGGAAGATAAGAGATTCACCAAGAACAACTTTAAGAAGACAGGCGTTCCTTACTGGCTTATTCTCAAGTTCTACTGGCGCAGATTGTTTGTCGTTTCATTGATCTGGTTTATCTATGATTTCTCAAGTTACTCTTTCGGTATTTTCTCTTCCACTATTCTTAATGGACTGATTCCCGATGGCAATTTGTACAAGACCTTTGGCTGGAATGTTGTTTTTAACTTGTTCTATATCCCCGGTGCCTTTTTGGGTGCCATCGCTGCTGATTATATTGGACCCCGTCTCACCTTGGCTTTTGGTGTCGGTCTTCAAGGTATTATCGGTTTCATTATGGCTGCCAGATACGCCTCGCTTTCTGAGCATATTGCTTCGTTCACTGTAGTCTTTGGTATTTTCACTGCTTTAGGTGAATTTGGCCCTGGTGACAACATTGGTCTTATTTGTTCCAAGACTTCTTCTACTGCCATCCGTGGTCAATATTACGgtcttgctgctgccatcGGCAAGATCGGTGCATTTGTTGGAACAAAGGTCTTCCCTATTATTTTGAACCACAACGCTAGTGCTCCTTTCtatatttcttcttcgctTTGTATCTTTTCAGCTTTTCTTGCTCTCTTCTGCTTACCAGCTCTGACTCAAGACTCCATTCAAGAGGAAGATATTAGATTTAGAGAATATCTTTCTGCTAGTGGTTTTGACATGAGCAGATTGGGCGAAACTCTGGAGTCTGATATGTCCCCTGAAATGGACCCCGTCGATCCTATTGACTATGAAAAGAAGTCCGCTGTTCAAACTAGTGCCATGTAA